A segment of the Verrucomicrobiia bacterium genome:
AGGAGGGTGTGCCCGTGCATGAGACGCGGCGCATGAGCCTGCAAGGCAAGGTTGCCCGTGTGGCAGACGCCGCGTTTTTCGCCTCCCTCAAAAAAGAATACCTCCAGCTTTTTCCCCGCTCGGAAATGTTCTTCCAGCTTCCGGATTTCCGGTTCTATGAGATGACGCCGGAAGAAATCCACTGGATCGGCGGTTTCGGGAAAGCGGGAACGTTCCGGTGAGGCAAGTCCT
Coding sequences within it:
- a CDS encoding pyridoxamine 5'-phosphate oxidase family protein gives rise to the protein MNAPEEALSILCAEHEASLGTVEDGKPYVSAVGYVYRPAPEGGLGRLYLLLSDLARHSKNLARSSQASLLILEKKEGVPVHETRRMSLQGKVARVADAAFFASLKKEYLQLFPRSEMFFQLPDFRFYEMTPEEIHWIGGFGKAGTFR